A DNA window from Hordeum vulgare subsp. vulgare chromosome 1H, MorexV3_pseudomolecules_assembly, whole genome shotgun sequence contains the following coding sequences:
- the LOC123424416 gene encoding rust resistance kinase Lr10-like, with protein MRKLLAIALLLLLPLINHGIYLATAWDDKDFFKYCPPSQCSEHGPEIRYPLCLESSNTSSCGCGDRTTRKLACSGQDTILFHPVLGPYNVSAIDYRRSSMKIIPLVDPCLVLKQKLVISRNSSSPQVDVFNDEMPSSDRFFIRSSPTALVHCSREFAPGAADGIVGPVSCLSNTTHFFYLVAGYEDMSLLPLDCKVITVSDNVRGDLIPMYWTCSPLFDPGYFKKQAETFLGSAETEVCWEDYDCRQCERSGRRCAFSSERNEQFCMPGGSRIKVIAATSSVAAFVVLLLTVATVLYLSLKTRYNAEIHLKVEMFLKTYGTSKPTRYTFSQVKKMARRFKEKVGQRGFGSVYKGKLPNGVPVAVKMLENSTGEGEVFINEVATIGLIHHANIVRLLGFCSEGMRRALIYEFMPNESLEKYIFSNDPNIFQNLLVPDKLLDISLGIARGMEYLHQGCNQRILHFDIKPHNILLDYNFNPKISDFGLAKLCARDQSIVTLTAARGTMGYIAPELYSRNFGGVSYKSDVFSFGMLVLEMVSGRRNSDPSVESQNDVYLPEWIYEKVINGEELALTLEATQEEKEKVRQLAMVALWCIQWNPRNRPSMTKVVNMLTGRLQSLQMPPKPFVSYENEPVL; from the exons ATGCGTAAATTACTTGCCATagccctgctgctgctgctgcctctGATCAACCACGGAATCTACTTGGCAACGGCATGGGACGATAAAGATTTCTTCAAATACTGCCCACCATCCCAGTGCAGCGAACACGGCCCAGAGATCAGGTATCCTTTATGCCTTGAATCCAGCAATACATCATCATGTGGTTGTGGTGACAGAACAACCAGGAAGTTAGCATGCTCTGGTCAAGACACCATCCTTTTTCACCCCGTTCTTGGCCCATACAATGTTAGCGCCATAGATTACAGGCGTTCTTCAATGAAGATTATCCCGCTTGTAGACCCATGTTTGGTGCTCAAGCAGAAGCTCGTCATCTCCAGAAACTCATCATCTCCACAAGTTGATGTTTTCAATGATGAGATGCCAAGTAGTGACCGATTTTTCATCCGGAGTTCTCCAACAGCCCTGGTGCACTGTTCAAGAGAGTTCGCACCTGGTGCTGCCGATGGGATTGTTGGCCCAGTCTCCTGCCTTAGCAACACAACCCACTTCTTTTATTTGGTGGCTGGTTATGAAGACATGTCTCTTCTTCCGTTGGACTGCAAGGTCATCACAGTCTCAGATAATGTCCGTGGCGATCTGATACCCATGTATTGGACTTGCAGTCCATTATTCGACCCAGGGTACTTCAAGAAACAAGCAGAAACATTCCTCGGTTCTGCTGAGACCGAGGTGTGTTGGGAAGATTACGATTGCAGACAATGTGAGCGCAGTGGGCGACGCTGCGCTTTCAGCTCAGAACGGAATGAACAATTCTGTATGCCTGGCG GTTCCCGTATCAAAGTCATCGCAG CTACGTCATCGGTGGCCGCATTTGTTGTTCTTTTGTTAACGGTGGCCACTGTGCTTTATCTTTCACTCAAGACAAGATATAACGCGGAGATACATTTGAAGGTTGAAATGTTTCTCAAGACATATGGAACATCGAAACCCACGAGGTACACTTTCTCTCAAGTTAAGAAGATGGCAAGACGGTTTAAGGAAAAAGTAGGGCAGAGAGGATTTGGAAGTGTCTACAAAGGCAAGCTACCAAATGGAGTGCCTGTGGCAGTCAAGATGCTAGAGAACTCTACAGGAGAGGGAGAAGTATTCATCAACGAAGTTGCAACCATCGGACTAATCCACCATGCCAATATTGTCCGCCTCCTGGGATTTTGTTCCGAAGGAATGAGACGGGCTCTTATTTACGAATTCATGCCTAACGAGTCACTGGAGAAATACATATTCTCTAATGACCCTAACATTTTTCAGAACCTTCTGGTACCAGACAAGCTGCTAGATATTTCTTTAGGcatcgccagaggaatggagTACCTGCATCAAGGGTGCAACCAGCGCATCCTCCACTTTGACATCAAGCCTCACAACATCCTGCTCGACTACAACTTCAACCCAAAGATCTCAGACTTTGGCCTTGCCAAGTTGTGCGCGAGGGACCAAAGCATCGTCACCTTAACCGCAGCAAGAGGCACAATGGGCTACATTGCACCAGAGCTATATTCCCGGAACTTTGGGGGAGTATCGTACAAGTCGGACGTGTTCAGTTTCGGCATGCTGGTGTTAGAGATGGTGAGCGGAAGGAGGAACTCAGACCCAAGTGTTGAGAGCCAGAACGATGTTTACCTCCCGGAGTGGATCTACGAGAAAGTGATCAATGGGGAGGAGTTGGCGCTTACTCTGGAAGCGActcaagaagagaaagagaaggtgAGGCAGCTGGCGATGGTGGCACTGTGGTGTATTCAGTGGAACCCGAGAAACCGGCCGTCGATGACGAAGGTGGTTAACATGCTAACAGGGAGGCTGCAGAGTCTGCAGATGCCACCAAAGCCTTTCGTCTCATATGAGAATGAACCTGTGCTGTAA
- the LOC123424511 gene encoding LEAF RUST 10 DISEASE-RESISTANCE LOCUS RECEPTOR-LIKE PROTEIN KINASE-like 2.4 encodes MGNPGAFHRSITLQSLTVFSLVAVLAADHVQGLDDGCTPFSCGHLQDIRPPFRRRGDPGECGVEAYELGCTSSKATIHINTGTYYVTAINYTGSYFWVVDPNFNTSSNCPLPQRNHLAYGYFGEIDSVSPPGLRYLVTQSYYRACFANCSRAVAKNSAYKPVACLSAKNSHVYVWVSYYGCMVEDLEPYCGCLANIPFGNEYSPDWLQLQNASYADIIQVISKGFTVQFPVDTTGPSASMKLRKNINLCLNNSISYFKEQSSGASIVNWTHAFFWSEVHFLECVTQYSNDHYYTTPFVLVVVTILSVIAVPKFFFVLCRFLLAPLAVWIFLAYKYWKTRIIIDAVEKFLRIQQMIGPTRYAYTDIVAISSHFRDKLGQGGYGTVYKGMLLPGGVHVAVKMLEGNSNCNGEDFISEVSTIGRIHHVNVVRLMGFCSEEMQRALVYEYMPNGSLDKYIFSTEKSFSWDKLNEIALGIARGINYLHQGCDMQILHFDIKPHNILLDNNFVPKVADFGLAKLYPRGDSFVPLSAMRGTVGYIAPEMISRSFGVISSKSDVYSFGMLLLEMAGGRRNADPNMGSSSQAYYPSWVYDQLTREEAGEISPVAADMHELEKKLCVVGLWCIQMRSRDRPTMSEVIEILEAGVDGLQMPSRPFFCDEGHIHVEDSYHFTSELTAVSEEELSVVSEENDV; translated from the exons ATGGGGAACCCCGGTGCATTTCATCGTTCTATTACCCTGCAATCCTTAACTGTCTTCTCCCTCGTTGCAGTTCTTGCAGCAGATCATGTCCAAGGACTAGACGATGGGTGCACACCTTTCTCCTGTGGGCATCTGCAAGACATACGACCTCCTTTTCGTCGGCGAGGTGATCctggtgagtgtggtgttgaagcaTACGAGCTGGGTTGCACCAGTAGCAAGGCTACAATTCACATCAACACAGGAACATACTATGTGACTGCCATCAACTACACCGGTTCCTACTTCTGGGTCGTGGATCCCAACTTCAATACCAGTAGCAACTGCCCTCTTCCACAGAGGAATCACCTGGCCTATGGATACTTTGGCGAAATTGATTCAGTTTCACCACCTGGCCTTCGTTATTTGGTCACTCAAAGCTACTACAGAGCATGTTTTGCTAATTGTTCACGAGCAGTAGCGAAGAATAGTGCATACAAGCCCGTTGCTTGCCTGAGTGCCAAAAATTCACATGTTTATGTCTGGGTGTCTTATTACGGGTGTATGGTTGAAGATCTTGAGCCTTATTGTGGATGCCTGGCCAATATTCCATTTGGTAACGAGTATTCTCCTGATTGGCTACAGCTACAGAATGCAAGTTATGCAGATATCATACAAGTCATAAGTAAGGGGTTTACTGTCCAATTTCCTGTGGACACCACGGGGCCTTCTGCTTCTATGAAGTTAAGAAAAAACATCAATTTATGCCTCAACAATTCAATCAG CTACTTCAAGGAGCAATCATCTGGTGCAAGCATCGTGAACTGGACTCATGCTTTTTTCTGGAGTGAAGTGCACTTCTTAGAATGCGTGACTCAGTACTCCAACGATCACTACTACACAACACcgtttgttttggttgttgtgacCATATTATCGGTGATTGCTGTCCCCAAGTTCTTTTTCG TACTATGTAGGTTCTTGTTGGCACCCCTGGCTGTATGGATATTCCTAGCCTACAAGTACTGGAAAACAAGGATCATAATTGATGCAGTTGAGAAGTTCCTCAGGATTCAACAAATGATTGGCCCTACGAGGTATGCCTACACAGACATCGTTGCAATCTCAAGCCATTTCAGAGACAAATTGGGCCAAGGGGGCTACGGCACTGTGTACAAGGGCATGCTACTCCCAGGCGGTGTCCATGTCGCCGTCAAGATGCTAGAGGGCAACTCAAATTGCAATGGAGaagatttcatcagcgaggtctccACCATCGGCAGGATCCACCACGTCAACGTTGTGCGTTTGATGGGGTTCTGCTCGGAGGAAATGCAAAGGGCCTTAGTCTACGAGTACATGCCCAATGGTTCTCTGGACAAGTACATCTTCTCTACTGAGAAGAGCTTCTCATGGGACAAGCTCAACGAGATCGCTCTGGGCATTGCCAGGGGGATCAACTACTTACACCAGGGGTGCGACATGCAGATTCTACACTTTGACATTAAGCCGCACAACATCCTTCTCGACAACAATTTCGTCCCAAAGGTCGCAGATTTCGGGCTTGCCAAGCTGTACCCGAGGGGCGACAGTTTCGTTCCTTTGAGCGCCATGCGGGGAACCGTCGGCTACATAGCCCCCGAGATGATATCCCGGAGCTTCGGCGTCATATCCAGCAAGTCCGACGTGTACAGCTTCGGGATGCTGTTGCTGGAGATGGCCGGCGGGAGAAGGAACGCTGATCCAAACATGGGGTCCTCAAGCCAGGCGTACTATCCGTCATGGGTGTACGACCAGCTGACCCGGGAAGAAGCGGGCGAGATATCTCCAGTTGCTGCCGACATGCACGAGCTGGAGAAGAAGCTGTGTGTTGTCGGATTATGGTGTATTCAGATGAGGTCTCGTGATCGGCCAACGATGAGCGAGGTCATTGAGATCCTGGAGGCTGGGGTTGATGGCCTGCAGATGCCTTCGAGGCCGTTTTTCTGTGACGAAGGACACATCCATGTGGAGGACTCTTACCATTTCACTTCCGAGCTGACGGCGGTCTCGGAGGAGGAATTGAGTGTGGTGTCAGAGGAAAACGATGTGTGA